In Rickettsiella endosymbiont of Aleochara curtula, one genomic interval encodes:
- a CDS encoding thymidylate synthase codes for MRPYLDFLQHILNNGQAKTDRTGTGTLSTFAYQMRFDLSVGFPLVTTKKLHLKSIIYELLWFLRGDTNIRYLNEHQVTIWDEWADAAGDLGPVYGKQWRSWSTTDHQAIDQISQLIQQIKTNPDSRRLIVSAWNVGELAKMALPPCHLLFQFYVANSRLSCQLYQRSADAFLGVPFNIASYALLTHMIAQQCNLEVGEFIWTGGDCHIYSNHLEQVHTQLSRQPYASPQLNILRKPESLFDYAFDDFSLVDYEYHPTIKAAIAV; via the coding sequence TCTTAATAATGGACAAGCTAAAACCGATAGGACGGGCACGGGTACACTCAGTACCTTTGCTTATCAAATGCGTTTTGATTTGAGTGTCGGTTTTCCACTTGTAACAACAAAAAAATTACATTTAAAAAGTATTATTTATGAATTGCTGTGGTTTTTACGCGGTGATACCAATATTCGTTACTTAAATGAACATCAAGTCACTATTTGGGATGAATGGGCTGATGCAGCGGGCGACTTAGGGCCTGTTTATGGTAAGCAATGGCGTTCTTGGTCAACAACCGATCATCAAGCTATTGATCAGATAAGTCAGCTTATTCAACAAATAAAAACTAATCCGGATTCGCGGCGCTTAATTGTTAGCGCTTGGAATGTCGGTGAGCTGGCAAAAATGGCTTTGCCGCCTTGTCATTTGTTATTTCAATTTTATGTAGCTAATTCACGTCTTTCTTGTCAGCTCTATCAACGTAGTGCCGATGCATTTTTAGGCGTACCGTTTAATATTGCTTCTTACGCTTTATTAACACACATGATTGCGCAACAGTGTAACTTAGAAGTCGGTGAATTTATTTGGACCGGTGGTGATTGTCATATCTATAGTAATCATCTCGAACAAGTGCATACGCAATTGTCGCGACAGCCCTATGCCTCACCACAATTAAACATTTTACGCAAACCAGAATCATTATTTGATTATGCGTTTGATGATTTTTCTTTAGTAGATTATGAATATCATCCCACAATTAAAGCAGCCATTGCGGTTTAA